One stretch of Tribolium castaneum strain GA2 chromosome 5, icTriCast1.1, whole genome shotgun sequence DNA includes these proteins:
- the tai gene encoding nuclear receptor coactivator 1 isoform X10, producing MLEHSAMYLNVPPQYEDDTSFFPDFYTRLGPCELQDPAWAKMSALATGVNKKRKKSETKPQAQINKCNNEKRRREQENIYIEELAELISANFADMSSLSVKPDKCAILQETVNQIRSIKQRESASQSSDPVQQGEVSSSRPTILSNEVYGPLLLEALEGFLFVVNAEGKVEHVTENVSNYIKFTRDEIFGNSIYNFIHLGDHARFTTSLMPMIGWGSESTTTTRSRSFSVRFLVKPPDDQDETVEEKQQRVNCYELMHISSTQLRDQVSVSDDDGADSGPYLLCVASRISHRDKVISGIEQFTTKLDTSGKIIGVDASGVSAPYSQFINKELMDRALRDLVFQQDVHKLNTHLKETIHTGQATSAVYRLQLGQDKYVQVQTKSKLFKTNPHNSNDIDFIMATHSIVGEYDATGPSDPGGGGTSSVGGPLMTSVVNGTRNGTAPVSSGSDSSTASSNALMNAGNASFTPYIDNDFPFDIFPTSTFELEPSGWTEARPDSRQSATPVSTPTPRPPSNPAYSPATTVAQSPLAPFVTQPSPSTPAAPNPYTSTFSFSPLSEQNYNVEEPKDTKANVLDEASSMMADSARLRNLLTKPPTVADSSANDADGRNKNRILKGLLNQQDEDDNRNDNRASPRGGLISRGAVAGPSELPKTSTAGGNNMLLQLLNERSDDDDNLEARAGVRKKSELLHQLLKTESRENEDEKKNDVQSHDDSLLRSLGFTSSPSPPSGEPGRSRKRPSDDRDENVSSKRTSDGSQVSSTGAGTGSKLCEKNKMLASLLAKTPNNQQPIPHIPVSLMSATPQDILPRISSLPETVKTSKPMPTRSTTSVTQQRTVVKNTLPDNMSRMGARQPTTNYLTTMLTHPNSMHHQRTPDNRQMAQVDSGSYTSPATSSTDGNIDASMWVDNNNSNDPLLSDILDQVMDIVPDEVGRTFSAGEGQQPNNFHPNELSEKMAINIIQKSLMQCESVVKSPSSPTITLPGTPPAYTPAAMTTQNSQMRPFQPPPNYNQASFIAKQRLAVRPGAPQYAVATGGLTNSQQLQIQRRQQEEKRRLLQQQQQQELLIPSNATAAEINSGLQNIDSLLNNTVAPNVSLQRSASLPESQLSPNYGGQLNQPNQRINSQQPYSPHSQLVSPIGQQAGFPQTSAANYQQAGARLSPQFTQQMALRQAYPQGSAQGQNWQQNQARLSLQNPMLNAQLTGNYVSGRNFQRAPNQPSAAQQQQQQQQQQRSLNSPGTVTSRHSPYQQDSFPPPSSPNSTAFNQTQYLRLQRANSVPTATTQLPGVSASGPTSEFVRQELRAVVGARTGQAQTAPNRTQSQLLNQQQVDLEALGITFEMPTSEFYGGGAGR from the exons TAACAAATGCAACAATGAAAAACGGCGCCGCGAGCAGGAAAACATTTACATAGAAGAGCTGGCTGAGCTAATATCCGCAAACTTCGCGGACATGAGCTCGTTGTCGGTAAAGCCGGACAAGTGCGCTATCCTTCAAGAGACCGTCAACCAGATCCGGAGCATCAAGCAGCGGGAGTCGGCGTCGCAGTCCTCCGATCCCGTCCAGCAGGGAGAGGTGTCGTCGTCGCGGCCGACCATCCTCTCGAACGAGGTGTACGGCCCCCTCCTCCTGGAGGCCCTGGAAGGCTTCCTGTTCGTGGTGAACGCCGAGGGCAAGGTCGAGCACGTCACCGAGAACGTCTCCAACTACATCAAGTTCACCCGCGACGAGATCTTCGGCAACAGCATCTACAACTTCATCCATCTGGGCGACCACGCGCGCTTCACCACCTCGTTGATGCCGATGATCGGCTGGGGCAGCGAGTCGACGACGACGACGCGATCGCGCTCCTTCAGCGTGCGCTTCCTGGTGAAGCCGCCCGACGACCAGGACGAGACCGTGGAGGAGAAGCAGCAGCGGGTCAACTGCTATGAGCTGATGCACATCTCCAGCACGCAGCTGAGAGACCAAGTGTCGGTGTCGGACGACGACGGTGCCGACAGCGGACCGTATTTGTTGTGCGTGGCGAGCAGGATTTCGCACAGGGACAAAGTTATTTCCGGGATTGAACAGTTCACGACCAAGTTGGACACCTCCGGCAAGATCATCGGGGTCGATGCGTCGGGGGTGTCGGCGCCGTATTCGCAATTCATTAACAAAGAACTTATGGATCGCGCGCTCAGGGATCTGGTGTTCCAGCAGGACGTGCACAAACTTAACACGCATCTCAAAGAAACCATTCATACGGGACAAGCGACTAGTGCCGTTTATAGGTTACAACTCGGGCAGGACAAGTACGTGCAAGTGCAAACCAAATCGAAATTGTTCAAGACTAATCCGCATAACAGCAACGATATTGACTTTATCATGGCCACGCATTCGATTGTGGG CGAGTACGACGCAACCGGTCCTTCGGATCCCGGCGGCGGAGGAACCAGCAGCGTCGGCGGCCCGCTGATGACGAGCGTGGTGAACGGCACCCGCAATGGCACCGCCCCCGTCAGCTCTGGCAGCGACAGCTCGACGGCCTCCTCGAACGCGCTGATGAACGCCGGCAACGCGTCCTTCACCCCCTACATCGACAACGACTTCCCCTTCGACATCTTTCCGACGTCGACGTTCGAGCTGGAGCCGTCCGGCTGGACGGAAGCGCGGCCCGACTCCCGGCAAAGCGCGACGCCCGTCTCGACGCCGACGCCCCGACCTCCCAGCAATCCTGCCTACAGCCCGGCCACGACGGTGGCTCAGAGCCCGCTCGCTCCCTTCGTCACGCAGCCGAGTCCGTCGACGCCCGCCGCCCCCAACCCTTACACTAGTACCTTCTCATTTAGCCCGCTGTCCGAGCAGAACTACAATGTCGAAGAACCAAAAGATACCAAAGCAAACGTCTTGGATGAGGCCTCCAGTATGATGGCCGATTCCGCTAGATTAAGGAATTTGTTAACTAAGCCGCCCACGGTCGCCGATTCCTCGGCGAACGACGCGGACGGCAGGAACAAAAATAGGATATTGAAAGGACTGCTGAATCAGCAGGACGAAGACGATAATAGGAACGATAACAGGGCCAGTCCCAGAGGCGGGCTCATCAGTCGAGGCGCGGTCGCAGGACCTTCAGAGTTACCGAAAACCTCCACAGCTGGAGGAAACAACATGCTGCTACAG TTGCTGAATGAGAGAAGCGACGACGACGATAATCTCGAAGCGAGAGCTGGCGTAAGGAAGAAAAGTGAGTTACTTCATCAGCTGCTCAAAACTGAAAGTCGCgaaaacgaagacgaaaagAAAAACGATGTTCAATCGCACGACGACTCGTTATTGCGTAGTTTGGGCTTCACCAGCTCGCCTTCGCCTCCCAGTGGAGAGCCGGGCAGGAGTCGGAAAAGGCCCAGTGACGACAGGGACGAAAACGTCTCCAGCAAAAGAACATCGGATGGATCTCAG GTTTCGTCGACGGGCGCCGGAACGGGAAGCAAGCTGTGTGAGAAGAACAAAATGCTGGCCTCCCTGTTGGCGAAAACGCCCAACAACCAGCAACCCATCCCCCATATTCCAGTAAGCCTTATGTCGGCGACACCGCAAGATATTTTACCCCGGATCTCATCACTACCCGAAACGGTGAAAACGAGCAAGCCCATGCCGACGCGATCTACTACCTCTGTCACGCAACAACGGACCGTTGTCAAGAACACACTGCCGGACAACATGTCGCGAATGGGCGCCCGACAACCGACCACCAACTACCTCACAACCATGTTGACGCACCCGAACAGCATGCACCACCAGCGAACGCCCGATAACCGGCAGATGGCTCAAGTGGATTCTGGTTCCTACACCTCGCCGGCTACGTCCAGCACCGACGGAAACATCGACGCCTCCATGTGGGTCGACAACAACAACTCCAACGATCCCCTGCTGTCGGACATCCTGGACCAGGTCATGGACATCGTGCCCGACGAGGTGGGCCGGACGTTTTCGGCAGGCGAGGGCCAACAGCCGAACAATTTCCACCCGAATGAACTCTCGGAGAAGATGGCCATTAACATTATCCAAAAGTCGCTAATGCAATGCGAATCGGTTGTCAAGAGCCCTTCGTCGCCTACGATCACACTGCCGGGGACGCCGCCTGCGTACACTCCAGCTGCA ATGACGACCCAGAACAGCCAAATGCGGCCGTTCCAGCCCCCTCCCAACTACAACCAGGCGAGCTTTATAGCCAAGCAGCGCCTCGCCGTGCGCCCTGGCGCCCCCCAATACGCTGTCGCAACCGGTGGCCTCACCAACAGCCAGCAGTTGCAAATCCAGCGTCGACAGCAGGAGGAAAAACGCCGCCTTCTCCAACAGCAACAGCAGCAGGAACTTTTAATTCCGTCCAACGCAACCGCAGCTGAAATAAACTCGGGGTTACAGAACATTGATAGCCTCCTCAACAATACAGTAGCACCCAATGTATCCCTTCAACGATCGGCCAGTTTACCAGAATCTCAACTCTCTCCCAATTATGGAGGACAGTTGAATCAACCGAATCAGAGAATCAACAGTCAACAGCCATATTCACCTCATTCGCAATTGGTGTCGCCGATTGGACAACAAGCCGGGTTTCCGCAGACTTCAGCCGCCAACTACCAACAAGCTGGGGCGAGACTGTCGCCACAGTTCACGCAACAGATGGCGCTGAGGCAGGCGTATCCGCAGGGAAGTGCGCAAGGACAGAACTGGCAGCAGAACCAGGCCAGGCTCAGTCTGCAGAACCCCATGCTCAATGCCCAGCTCACC GGCAACTATGTATCAGGACGAAATTTTCAGAGAGCACCGAACCAGCCGTCGGCGGCGCAACAGCAGCAGCAACAACAGCAGCAGCAGAGGTCTCTGAACAGTCCTGGAACGGTGACTTCGCGGCACTCGCCGTATCAGCAAGACTCGTTTCCTCCACCTTCATCCCCCAACTCTACCGCTTTCAACCAGACTCAGTACCTGAGGCTACAGCGCGCTAACAGCGTGCCCACTGCCACAACCCAGTTGCCag GTGTGTCCGCAAGTGGCCCCACATCGGAGTTCGTCCGGCAAGAGTTACGTGCGGTGGTCGGTGCCAGAACTGGGCAAGCACAGACAGCCCCAAATAGGACTCAGTCTCAATTACTCAACCAGCAACAAGTTGATCTCGAAGCCTTAGGAATTACGTTCGAAATGCCCACGTCTG AGTTCTATGGAGGAGGCGCGGGCAGGTGA
- the tai gene encoding nuclear receptor coactivator 2 isoform X8, with protein MLEHSAMYLNVPPQYEDDTSFFPDFYTRLGPCELQDPAWAKMSALATGVNKKRKKSETKPQAQINKCNNEKRRREQENIYIEELAELISANFADMSSLSVKPDKCAILQETVNQIRSIKQRESASQSSDPVQQGEVSSSRPTILSNEVYGPLLLEALEGFLFVVNAEGKVEHVTENVSNYIKFTRDEIFGNSIYNFIHLGDHARFTTSLMPMIGWGSESTTTTRSRSFSVRFLVKPPDDQDETVEEKQQRVNCYELMHISSTQLRDQVSVSDDDGADSGPYLLCVASRISHRDKVISGIEQFTTKLDTSGKIIGVDASGVSAPYSQFINKELMDRALRDLVFQQDVHKLNTHLKETIHTGQATSAVYRLQLGQDKYVQVQTKSKLFKTNPHNSNDIDFIMATHSIVGEYDATGPSDPGGGGTSSVGGPLMTSVVNGTRNGTAPVSSGSDSSTASSNALMNAGNASFTPYIDNDFPFDIFPTSTFELEPSGWTEARPDSRQSATPVSTPTPRPPSNPAYSPATTVAQSPLAPFVTQPSPSTPAAPNPYTSTFSFSPLSEQNYNVEEPKDTKANVLDEASSMMADSARLRNLLTKPPTVADSSANDADGRNKNRILKGLLNQQDEDDNRNDNRASPRGGLISRGAVAGPSELPKTSTAGGNNMLLQLLNERSDDDDNLEARAGVRKKSELLHQLLKTESRENEDEKKNDVQSHDDSLLRSLGFTSSPSPPSGEPGRSRKRPSDDRDENVSSKRTSDGSQVSSTGAGTGSKLCEKNKMLASLLAKTPNNQQPIPHIPVSLMSATPQDILPRISSLPETVKTSKPMPTRSTTSVTQQRTVVKNTLPDNMSRMGARQPTTNYLTTMLTHPNSMHHQRTPDNRQMAQVDSGSYTSPATSSTDGNIDASMWVDNNNSNDPLLSDILDQVMDIVPDEVGRTFSAGEGQQPNNFHPNELSEKMAINIIQKSLMQCESVVKSPSSPTITLPGTPPAYTPAAMTTQNSQMRPFQPPPNYNQASFIAKQRLAVRPGAPQYAVATGGLTNSQQLQIQRRQQEEKRRLLQQQQQQELLIPSNATAAEINSGLQNIDSLLNNTVAPNVSLQRSASLPESQLSPNYGGQLNQPNQRINSQQPYSPHSQLVSPIGQQAGFPQTSAANYQQAGARLSPQFTQQMALRQAYPQGSAQGQNWQQNQARLSLQNPMLNAQLTGNYVSGRNFQRAPNQPSAAQQQQQQQQQQRSLNSPGTVTSRHSPYQQDSFPPPSSPNSTAFNQTQYLRLQRANSVPTATTQLPGGLGSPRPYGREHHPHPYPPIPPNPHQHPMMYQQDSSQYCYDQTGLQLAYNGADRGRAPPHLQAGVSASGPTSEFVRQELRAVVGARTGQAQTAPNRTQSQLLNQQQVDLEALGITFEMPTSEFYGGGAGR; from the exons TAACAAATGCAACAATGAAAAACGGCGCCGCGAGCAGGAAAACATTTACATAGAAGAGCTGGCTGAGCTAATATCCGCAAACTTCGCGGACATGAGCTCGTTGTCGGTAAAGCCGGACAAGTGCGCTATCCTTCAAGAGACCGTCAACCAGATCCGGAGCATCAAGCAGCGGGAGTCGGCGTCGCAGTCCTCCGATCCCGTCCAGCAGGGAGAGGTGTCGTCGTCGCGGCCGACCATCCTCTCGAACGAGGTGTACGGCCCCCTCCTCCTGGAGGCCCTGGAAGGCTTCCTGTTCGTGGTGAACGCCGAGGGCAAGGTCGAGCACGTCACCGAGAACGTCTCCAACTACATCAAGTTCACCCGCGACGAGATCTTCGGCAACAGCATCTACAACTTCATCCATCTGGGCGACCACGCGCGCTTCACCACCTCGTTGATGCCGATGATCGGCTGGGGCAGCGAGTCGACGACGACGACGCGATCGCGCTCCTTCAGCGTGCGCTTCCTGGTGAAGCCGCCCGACGACCAGGACGAGACCGTGGAGGAGAAGCAGCAGCGGGTCAACTGCTATGAGCTGATGCACATCTCCAGCACGCAGCTGAGAGACCAAGTGTCGGTGTCGGACGACGACGGTGCCGACAGCGGACCGTATTTGTTGTGCGTGGCGAGCAGGATTTCGCACAGGGACAAAGTTATTTCCGGGATTGAACAGTTCACGACCAAGTTGGACACCTCCGGCAAGATCATCGGGGTCGATGCGTCGGGGGTGTCGGCGCCGTATTCGCAATTCATTAACAAAGAACTTATGGATCGCGCGCTCAGGGATCTGGTGTTCCAGCAGGACGTGCACAAACTTAACACGCATCTCAAAGAAACCATTCATACGGGACAAGCGACTAGTGCCGTTTATAGGTTACAACTCGGGCAGGACAAGTACGTGCAAGTGCAAACCAAATCGAAATTGTTCAAGACTAATCCGCATAACAGCAACGATATTGACTTTATCATGGCCACGCATTCGATTGTGGG CGAGTACGACGCAACCGGTCCTTCGGATCCCGGCGGCGGAGGAACCAGCAGCGTCGGCGGCCCGCTGATGACGAGCGTGGTGAACGGCACCCGCAATGGCACCGCCCCCGTCAGCTCTGGCAGCGACAGCTCGACGGCCTCCTCGAACGCGCTGATGAACGCCGGCAACGCGTCCTTCACCCCCTACATCGACAACGACTTCCCCTTCGACATCTTTCCGACGTCGACGTTCGAGCTGGAGCCGTCCGGCTGGACGGAAGCGCGGCCCGACTCCCGGCAAAGCGCGACGCCCGTCTCGACGCCGACGCCCCGACCTCCCAGCAATCCTGCCTACAGCCCGGCCACGACGGTGGCTCAGAGCCCGCTCGCTCCCTTCGTCACGCAGCCGAGTCCGTCGACGCCCGCCGCCCCCAACCCTTACACTAGTACCTTCTCATTTAGCCCGCTGTCCGAGCAGAACTACAATGTCGAAGAACCAAAAGATACCAAAGCAAACGTCTTGGATGAGGCCTCCAGTATGATGGCCGATTCCGCTAGATTAAGGAATTTGTTAACTAAGCCGCCCACGGTCGCCGATTCCTCGGCGAACGACGCGGACGGCAGGAACAAAAATAGGATATTGAAAGGACTGCTGAATCAGCAGGACGAAGACGATAATAGGAACGATAACAGGGCCAGTCCCAGAGGCGGGCTCATCAGTCGAGGCGCGGTCGCAGGACCTTCAGAGTTACCGAAAACCTCCACAGCTGGAGGAAACAACATGCTGCTACAG TTGCTGAATGAGAGAAGCGACGACGACGATAATCTCGAAGCGAGAGCTGGCGTAAGGAAGAAAAGTGAGTTACTTCATCAGCTGCTCAAAACTGAAAGTCGCgaaaacgaagacgaaaagAAAAACGATGTTCAATCGCACGACGACTCGTTATTGCGTAGTTTGGGCTTCACCAGCTCGCCTTCGCCTCCCAGTGGAGAGCCGGGCAGGAGTCGGAAAAGGCCCAGTGACGACAGGGACGAAAACGTCTCCAGCAAAAGAACATCGGATGGATCTCAG GTTTCGTCGACGGGCGCCGGAACGGGAAGCAAGCTGTGTGAGAAGAACAAAATGCTGGCCTCCCTGTTGGCGAAAACGCCCAACAACCAGCAACCCATCCCCCATATTCCAGTAAGCCTTATGTCGGCGACACCGCAAGATATTTTACCCCGGATCTCATCACTACCCGAAACGGTGAAAACGAGCAAGCCCATGCCGACGCGATCTACTACCTCTGTCACGCAACAACGGACCGTTGTCAAGAACACACTGCCGGACAACATGTCGCGAATGGGCGCCCGACAACCGACCACCAACTACCTCACAACCATGTTGACGCACCCGAACAGCATGCACCACCAGCGAACGCCCGATAACCGGCAGATGGCTCAAGTGGATTCTGGTTCCTACACCTCGCCGGCTACGTCCAGCACCGACGGAAACATCGACGCCTCCATGTGGGTCGACAACAACAACTCCAACGATCCCCTGCTGTCGGACATCCTGGACCAGGTCATGGACATCGTGCCCGACGAGGTGGGCCGGACGTTTTCGGCAGGCGAGGGCCAACAGCCGAACAATTTCCACCCGAATGAACTCTCGGAGAAGATGGCCATTAACATTATCCAAAAGTCGCTAATGCAATGCGAATCGGTTGTCAAGAGCCCTTCGTCGCCTACGATCACACTGCCGGGGACGCCGCCTGCGTACACTCCAGCTGCA ATGACGACCCAGAACAGCCAAATGCGGCCGTTCCAGCCCCCTCCCAACTACAACCAGGCGAGCTTTATAGCCAAGCAGCGCCTCGCCGTGCGCCCTGGCGCCCCCCAATACGCTGTCGCAACCGGTGGCCTCACCAACAGCCAGCAGTTGCAAATCCAGCGTCGACAGCAGGAGGAAAAACGCCGCCTTCTCCAACAGCAACAGCAGCAGGAACTTTTAATTCCGTCCAACGCAACCGCAGCTGAAATAAACTCGGGGTTACAGAACATTGATAGCCTCCTCAACAATACAGTAGCACCCAATGTATCCCTTCAACGATCGGCCAGTTTACCAGAATCTCAACTCTCTCCCAATTATGGAGGACAGTTGAATCAACCGAATCAGAGAATCAACAGTCAACAGCCATATTCACCTCATTCGCAATTGGTGTCGCCGATTGGACAACAAGCCGGGTTTCCGCAGACTTCAGCCGCCAACTACCAACAAGCTGGGGCGAGACTGTCGCCACAGTTCACGCAACAGATGGCGCTGAGGCAGGCGTATCCGCAGGGAAGTGCGCAAGGACAGAACTGGCAGCAGAACCAGGCCAGGCTCAGTCTGCAGAACCCCATGCTCAATGCCCAGCTCACC GGCAACTATGTATCAGGACGAAATTTTCAGAGAGCACCGAACCAGCCGTCGGCGGCGCAACAGCAGCAGCAACAACAGCAGCAGCAGAGGTCTCTGAACAGTCCTGGAACGGTGACTTCGCGGCACTCGCCGTATCAGCAAGACTCGTTTCCTCCACCTTCATCCCCCAACTCTACCGCTTTCAACCAGACTCAGTACCTGAGGCTACAGCGCGCTAACAGCGTGCCCACTGCCACAACCCAGTTGCCag GTGGCCTGGGATCCCCCCGGCCATACGGCAGGGAACACCACCCCCATCCCTATCCCCCGATTCCCCCCAACCCCCACCAACACCCCATGATGTACCAACAAGACTCCTCCCAGTACTGTTATGATCAGACGGGTTTACAGTTAGCCTACAATGGCGCAGACAGGGGTCGAGCGCCCCCACACCTCCAAGCCG GTGTGTCCGCAAGTGGCCCCACATCGGAGTTCGTCCGGCAAGAGTTACGTGCGGTGGTCGGTGCCAGAACTGGGCAAGCACAGACAGCCCCAAATAGGACTCAGTCTCAATTACTCAACCAGCAACAAGTTGATCTCGAAGCCTTAGGAATTACGTTCGAAATGCCCACGTCTG AGTTCTATGGAGGAGGCGCGGGCAGGTGA